The following proteins come from a genomic window of Alosa alosa isolate M-15738 ecotype Scorff River chromosome 2, AALO_Geno_1.1, whole genome shotgun sequence:
- the nexmifa gene encoding neurite extension and migration factor: MDLLQKSKSSLQQRAPESTTEQLHNLKVCTSAVCPPSTTLHPVRAQVPSSVVLSPSPSPGLPDFPDETAAPPASLSSLSSLSSFALLSPLSSSSSSLSSLSSISCATSVAPWPAQSSADKTPLSTMELGSAGGGGSVDGGGGSSEGRGDCLSSHTKSPAESESCESVLGLPQEFQPCSASTIPCLGSDSDEQVLSDQLLSDSAAHGAAAAVVPSVEEEEDAAERALRGAGSESDGDPTAVEATQSIYEGLGEEETQDWSCLESLISESRMELLDLCSRSELAVNLFCEEDVDNYMFQEEDTALAGDVCSLKIRYESFSESVHERSSDADADALQEAQQHLGFFPACPRRETSAEKPESWDTDKADALTPTPIISPTSQSLFDFSSSPGESAEFSDDSSSCTGSSPDTWLAQREHGNLSRENSSSSSSQLSYRLRAKRKVAFREDYLYDVDSIESERNAESRTEKKPKPKVGLKKEKDDDWCPKKRRKSHRKDPPVIIKYIIINRFKGVKHMTVKLGRVDASTTPVSLSADSLNQYEKLAPLKAFWQSQSEKEQLALGNKVKHLNGCKLSPGAGLKKRRHRMANRLRIQRIHTTEKTPVDSRQEVMSSQMNAAEAEKLRDKMSVREDGVSGSVTSACLGGPGPRRRAMRQESEERGKDNKPIRVRKFRSEARLRAKKLADAQASMSAESEPAQAYESSTRNPQDTKVSTSSNAPDKCTLTLNSSGGAAPANMPPLPGGYLQTLLEASESSNNACTSYFPLSQEQQQQSQPFLLGVPFQPPQSCVLSPPSESELPQSPHGHGSYPGEKQQGQGYASEGAHHADTSYPAAWPSQPGETHQLPFPSAIPAQSPMMHSGFPKQALLTPDGKATAVGYLPASSVGDSRVVSSEEMLQPEQQQQLLDLEYRLSPNGAQGDGGGVGRLVSFDSLGSLSVASSNYSSLSLHEGEGGDGDEGEMSDNFLSHCSPQLVLQQSLEEMTPLRESTDLLDISNFTPDKFRHASLSEMSPPVTPSPSPHLIRQGAGFPTEAIASELHWDCGVVSSSELEDVNGSRHTHLLQIHSFGPNEENEEESNSLGKDEEGGLKGKKGLKRKGAKSGPKKTKSPKAAKGEQSKSPRQESKSARKIKAILEGKSNKGMGGSHSGSDSPSAAMLGVAGEWPGGGLSDDDQQEFKEPSNILSNIVSGMAEVQRFMRASVEPLWGPCPPPGEQSLQSQTLRILGGPFESGKKRGGGGGTSGAGRGKKGAGRGAKNPPKLIPADFFPALGLDCFPVPHRPAHKKMYRHKSSAKFSREELALSKGNAKVSALTATLEKQSSQCVSVFSVDIYINALKTNKQTNKKTSHLFAKSASGCLQLFKSQGHLRGFLYYEIFPSLSCQQ; the protein is encoded by the exons CCCCAGAGTCAACAACAGAGCAGCTCCACAATCTGAAAGTGTGCACCTCTGCTGTTTGCCCGCCCTCGACGACGCTTCACCCAGTCCGTGCCCAAGTCCCCAGCTCGGTGGTCctgtctccctccccctccccaggCCTGCCAGACTTCCCAGATGAGACCGCAGCCCCGCcagcttctctctcctccctctcttccctctcctcgtTTGctttgctctctcctctctcctcctcctcttcctccttatcttccctctcctccatctcctgtgCCACATCAGTAGCACCTTGGCCTGCTCAGAGCTCTGCAGATAAGACCCCTCTCTCTACCATGGAGTTGGGTAGCGCTGGTGGAGGTGGTAGTGTGGATGGTGGCGGTGGCAGCAGTGAGGGGAGAGGTGACTGTTTGAGTTCTCACACCAAAAGCCCGGCAGAGTCTGAATCTTGTGAGTCCGTCCTCGGCCTCCCTCAGGAGTTCCAACCTTGTTCAGCCTCAACCATTCCGTGCCTCGGCTCCGACTCCGACGAGCAGGTCCTGTCCGATCAGCTCCTCAGCGACTCGGCGGCCCATGGCGCGGCAGCAGCGGTCGTGCCGtccgtggaggaggaggaagatgcaGCAGAGCGGGCGTTGCGGGGGGCGGGGAGCGAGTCGGACGGGGACCCGACGGCGGTGGAGGCGACCCAGAGCATCTACGAGGGCCtaggggaggaggagacgcaGGACTGGAGCTGCCTGGAGTCGCTGATCAGCGAGAGCCGCATGGAGTTGCTGGACTTGTGCTCCCGCAGCGAGCTGGCCGTCAATCTCTTCTGCGAGGAAGACGTGGACAACTACATGTTCCAGGAGGAGGACACCGCACTGGCCGGCGACGTCTGCTCACTCAAAATCCGCTACGAGTCCTTCTCAGAAAGCGTCCACGAGCGCAGCAGTGATGCAGACGCCGACGCCTTACAGGAGGCACAGCAGCACCTTGGCTTCTTCCCAGCATGCCCCAGACGGGAGACGTCTGCTGAGAAGCCAGAATCGTGGGATACAGACAAAGCTGACGCCCTCACGCCGACCCCCATCATCAGCCCCACCAGCCAGTCACTGTTTGACTTCAGCAGCTCGCCCGGCGAGTCGGCCGAGTTCAGCGACGACTCCAGCTCCTGCACAGGCTCGTCTCCAGACACGTGGCTAGCACAGCGAGAGCACGGCAACCTGTCGCGGGAGAACTCCAGCTCCTCGTCCAGCCAGCTGAGCTACCGGCTCCGTGCCAAGAGGAAGGTGGCCTTCCGCGAGGACTACCTCTACGACGTCGACTCCATCGAGAGCGAGCGGAACGCCGAGAGCCGCACCGAGAAGAAGCCCAAGCCGAAAGTCGGGCTGAAGAAGGAAAAGGATGACGACTGGTGCCCCAAGAAGAGACGGAAGTCTCACCGGAAAGACCCGCCGGTCATCATCAAGTACATCATTATCAACCGGTTCAAAGGAGTCAAGCACATGACAGTGAAACTAGGAAGAGTGGATGCGTCGACCACGCCTGTTAGCTTGAGCGCAGACTCCCTTAACCAGTACGAGAAGCTGGCCCCTCTGAAGGCCTTCTGGCAGAGCCAATCGGAGAAGGAGCAGCTGGCACTTGGCAACAAGGTCAAGCACCTCAATGGCTGCAAACTATCACCCGGCGCTGGTCTAAAGAAACGCAGACACAGGATGGCCAACCGGCTGAGGATCCAACGGATTCACACCACGGAAAAAACGCCCGTGGACAGCAggcaggaagtgatgtcatCCCAGATGAACGCAGCTGAAGCGGAGAAGTTGAGGGATAAAATGTCAGTGCGCGAGGACGGGGTGTCAGGGAGTGTTACGTCTGCCTGCCTGGGTGGTCCGGGACCCAGAAGAAGGGCGATGAGACAAGAGAGCGAAGAGAGGGGCAAGGACAACAAACCCATCCGAGTGAGGAAGTTCAGAAGTGAGGCTCGACTAAGGGCTAAGAAACTGGCAGACGCACAGGCCAGCATGAGCGCAGAGAGTGAACCAGCCCAGGCGTATGAGTCTAGCACAAGAAACCCCCAAGACACGAAAGTGAGCACCAGCAGTAATGCACCAGACAAATGCACTTTGACCTTGAACTCCTCGGGGGGCGCAGCTCCTGCCAACATGCCCCCTCTCCCCGGAGGCTACCTTCAGACCTTGCTGGAGGCATCTGAATCATCAAACAATGCTTGCACGTCCTATTTTCCGTTGtcacaggagcagcagcagcagtcccaGCCCTTCCTTCTCGGGGTGCCGTTTCAGCCTCCACAAAGCTGCGTTCTCTCGCCCCCGTCTGAGTCGGAGCTCCCTCAGTCCCCCCATGGCCACGGCAGCTACCCTGGAGAGAAACAGCAAGGCCAAGGATACGCCAGCGAGGGCGCACACCACGCAGACACTAGCTATCCTGCAGCATGGCCGTCTCAGCCTGGGGAGACACACCAGCTTCCTTTTCCGTCCGCCATCCCCGCCCAGTCTCCCATGATGCACTCTGGCTTTCCCAAACAGGCCTTGCTGACTCCGGACGGGAAAGCCACCGCAGTAGGCTACCTTCCTGCGTCATCCGTCGGAGACAGCAGAGTTGTGTCAAGCGAGGAGATGCTGCAAcccgagcagcagcagcagcttctGGACCTGGAGTATAGGCTAAGCCCGAACGGAGCTCAGGGGGACGGCGGCGGTGTCGGGCGGCTGGTCAGCTTCGACTCCCTCGGCTCGCTCTCTGTGGCGTCCAGCAACTACAGCTCGCTGAGCCTGCacgagggggagggaggggacggAGATGAGGGCGAGATGAGCGACAACTTCCTGTCCCACTGCAGCCCGCAGCTGGTGCTGCAGCAAAGCCTGGAGGAGATGACGCCGCTGCGAGAGTCCACCGACCTGCTCGACATCTCCAACTTCACGCCGGACAAGTTCCGCCACGCCTCCCTGTCGGAGATGTCCCCACCCGTGACCCCCAGCCCGTCCCCGCACCTAATCCGGCAAGGTGCGGGTTTCCCCACCGAGGCCATAGCCTCCGAGCTGCATTGGGACTGCGGAGTGGTGAGCTCGTCTGAGCTCGAGGACGTGAACGGGTCGAGGCACACCCACCTGCTCCAGATACATTCCTTCGGTCCCAACGAGGAAAATGAGGAGGAGAGCAACAGTCTCGGCAAGGATGAGGAAGGCGGTTTGAAAGGGAAGAAGGGTCTTAAACGGAAAGGCGCCAAGTCGGGACCCAAAAAGACGAAAAGCCCCAAAGCTGCCAAAGGCGAGCAGAGCAAGTCCCCCAGGCAGGAGTCCAAATCCGCGCGGAAGATCAAAGCCATACTGGAGGGGAAGTCCAACAAAGGAATGGGGGGTTCCCACAGTGGCAGTGACTCGCCCTCGGCTGCCATGTTAGGCGTAGCAGGGGAGTGGCCCGGCGGCGGTCTGTCCGACGACGACCAACAGGAGTTCAAGGAGCCGTCCAACATCCTATCCAACATTGTGTCCGGTATGGCGGAGGTTCAGCGCTTCATGAGGGCGTCTGTTGAGCCACTGTGGGGGCCATGCCCGCCGCCAGGGGAGCAGTCGCTGCAAAGCCAGACGCTGAGGATTCTGGGAGGGCCGTTCGAGTCTGGGAAGAagcggggtggtggtggtggcaccAGCGGGGCGGGGCGCGGGAAGAAAGGGGCGGGGCGCGGTGCGAAAAACCCACCCAAACTCATCCCCGCGGACTTCTTCCCGGCGCTAGGTCTGGACTGCTTCCCCGTCCCGCACCGGCCAGCCCACAAGAAGATGTACCGCCACAAGAGCAGCGCCAAGTTTTCACGTGAGGAGCTGGCGCTCAGCAAAGGGAATGCTAAAGTTTCAGCATTGACAGCGACACTTGAGAAACAGAG ctctcagtgtgtgtctgttttttcaGTGGACATCTACATCAatgctttaaaaacaaacaaacaaacaaacaaaaaaacatcccaTCTCTTTGCCAAATCAGCAAGTGGTTGCCTTCAGTTGTTCAAAAGTCAGGGACACTTGAGAGGTTTCCTGTACTACGAGATATTTCCGTCTTTATCGTGCCAACAGTAA